The DNA region GCATCATTCTATTTGCACCCTCCCACTCCTTTCCCTCTACCAGACATGCTCTTATTTTCTTACTCGTTGTCCACTCTTGCATAAtcaattagagagagagagagagagagagaagtctATGTATCCATCATCAAGGTAGTAGCAGTAGTAGTAGGAACACCCAAACGGCAGAGTAGTGAATGAAATTGGGGAGAGGAGAGGACGAAGAGCTTGTCCTTTACAGACTGTACTTACTCCCTCGCCCCCACCAACCAACACTCTccattctcatttcatttctcTATATAAATAACCAAACCCTACTATACTATAGTCTCCATTCTCTATACCAATGTTGATGTTAACCTCTTGCCCCTAGGATGTGAtgtaaaaaagggagagaagagaTGGTGGGAGTGCCATAAGAGAAGATTATGAGGGAAGATGGTAGGTAGGTAATTTTACCAATGCTGGGGGATGAGATTTGGGGGTGAGACTAGAAACCCCCAACTAATTAAACTAGAGTCACTTGGGTTCAACTCTATATTTAATCTAAGCCACTTATGTATGAAAGGCCACTTTTACTAGTAACAACACCTAttttattaaactaattaaGACACAATTTATTATCCTTTTAGTTATTCTAAGTACTAATATAatctccaattttattttatgctctTGCTAAATGCACCTCCCTATTTGCTAAGTTAACCCCCTTGTACCTTTTTTAATCCTATTTCTACACCCCCACGATTGTGTCTTCCTCTTCTTCCCTTCAAACTTCCAATATAAGGTGGAAAAGACCTCACAATTCAAAGAATACTCACACTCGTAGAGGTTTCTATATCTATCTAATGCCAAAAACATGAATGAGGCCTCAAACCTACAAATTAACCTACAATGTGTTGTAAAAAGGAAAATCTTCCTTGTAATTATTGCTTGCAAGATTTTGTATTCTTAATGCATTAATCTGGTCATTGTTTTGATGATCCAAATGATCGACAgagaatttatttgaaaaaaatattatttgggtAGAATATAGCACGCTAACCACAAATTCCTTCAAAGATAATTTCGATTATCATGATGCTAAAGGAAGACAACATTCAAAACGTGCTGACCCAATTTTTTAACTCATCAAATAGTTATGGTTGGAATCACAATTTCCATAACCACTTAATGAATAATGATaccgattaaaaaaaattacaatattgtTGCGAATACAAAGGATGTATCAATGCCCGATTACATGCAAGAGAAAAGTTCTTATTCAAGACACAACAacctaacaaaaatatataatgcaaATCGAGATCACTAATTCCTTGACAAGTGGCAGGGTTGAAAGTTATCACATTTCCCCTTTGTTAACTAGTGGACAACGATTCATTCTCTGAAATTTAAGAGCTTGGTTTCAGACTTTCAGTGTGTTTCCAATGTCAATAACAAATCGATATTTAACATCTGCTTTAAGGAGTCGTTCCATTGCTGTGTTGGCAGTCCATAAGAATGACTTCAATGTCAGGTTTGACATTGTGTTTCGCTGCAAAATCAATCATTTCTTGTGTCTCCTTTAACCCTCCAATCAGACTGCCAGCTACTATCTTTCTCCCTGCCAATTATGTTAAATAGTACCTAAGTTAATTGGCATCAATCTACTTAAGTTTTGCACTAAACTATTCTTATATATGAATCATCACATATGCTTTCATGTGCTCTGCATCCTATAAAGGGAAATATTTTTCACATGCTTACCATCAAGTAAAGGAAAGACTGGCAGTTCCAAAGGCTTCTCTGGTGCACCCATCATTACAATCTTTCCATGAGACTTGAGCAAACCAATGAGAGGTAAGAGAGGATGAACCGCAGAAACTGTGTCAATAATACCATCCAAAGCACCCATTGCAGCCTACGAAATTATCAACATTAGTTAATTGAGAGAAATGTgtgtattttgatattttcacAATATTCCAAATGCATGGCATTGGCATATATATAGTTACCTGCATCTGATGTTGGTCACGGCTTAGTAGAAAGGAATCAACTCCAAGATGTTGTCTAGCAACCTAATAGATGGTTTTTGCAATTAGGAAACAAAAAACCTATGGGGCAAGGTGTTGTATTTGTTGTTCAGAATTCTGGATTGATCAGACTGATACACAGCCTGATTCCTATATCTAGTCGCCTATCTATAACTTTAATGTATCTTTAGTACCTCTAGTacttttatctaataaaatctACCTTTGCTATCCAAAAAAAAAGCTCCAAGATGTTGTATTCCTTCATCCTTTTTACTAGGTGATGTACTTATTACTGTGACCTTAGCTCCAAAAGCTTTGGCAAACTTGACTGCCATGTGGCCTAGTCCACCGAGACGAACCACACCAACATGTAGGTCAGGCTTGTCAAGTCCATAATATCTGAGAGGGCTATACACAGTGATGCCAGCACAAAGAAGAGGTGCAGCAGCATCAAGTGCTAAGCTATAAGGAATGCGAATCACAAAATGCTCATCTGCAACCATTGAGTTAGAGTAGCCTCCGTATGTGATGGTGCCATCTCTATATTTGGCACCATATGTGAGCGTATATTGAGGACAATAATTCTCAAGATTGTCATCACAGTTCTGGCAGGTGCGGCAGGAATCAACCAAGCATCCCACACCAACCTTGTCTCCAACTTTGAACTTTTCTACTTTGCTTCCCACCTCTGTCACTACACCAGCTACCTCGTGCCTGCACCATTTCTCACATTAATTagaatcaaattgaatttagGTTTCTATATGTCAAACTATAATTCCTCGTGCCTAGCTGCATGTTATGCATGCTCAAAAATTCATCATATACTTCAAATGGAAACAAGTTGCATGGAATGAGCACAACTAAAAAATTCCCAAGCATCCTATAGTTGCTTTCAAACTAAATAAACTACAACTATACTGATCCTCAAAGTACAGGCTCTTTAATAGGTCACAAGATTAACAACTTTATGGATGTGTTGTATTTAAGCTGCTTGAACATCTCACAATAACATAAAACATATCCAAGAAGTAAAGCTTATTCCATGTTTGCCCATATCTAAGAAGCTTTAGGatatctaatttatattttaggatATGTAAGTTAtggacctctccgaaatcgcacacggtggtcaatgtctcagcatatctgtgttacagttgtggattctgtaagtcattttagattacttttaattacctaagttattgctttcaattcataaatatttaactttgacttaacataaacaggcatctcactgatacaagtatgcgagcggggaattctgatatctatggattcctcgagccacagtccattcagaggtctgggcaatcgcagtttgagtttgaaagttacataaagacttggatgcagagttcaaaacgggatatctatcttggagcctacctaaatgggtaagtgatgcaatcctccctaggaagggaccaatcactagaaccatgagcaagaggctccaagaagattgggctagagctgttgaagaaggccctagggttctcatgaaccttagggtagatttctgagcccatgggccaaggttgggtccaattatctttgtacatattagactaggatgtcattatatttggtccttgtatatagggctccatattgtaggtagggtaccctagaaatataggatttttcagcccttgtatttttgggcacctagactagtttttgtatcaggggtagttttgtaatttcacatgcactaagtggatatttgatgtgtgtggttggaaataaatttaattgaattggtagaagcccaatccaattaaattttagagggggaggtgagcatttgcttactacaccccattgccacatcatatagtcacactttgtgcatgtccttcatgcttttcatgcctcatgacacctaagcacacttagtggagaatcttggaattgatcttggattagtgggctgaaccataactaaaattcactaatcataattagtgaaattttggctccaaagtttggctccacaaattcaatttcaaattcaagtaaaatttgaatttccctccaattttgtgtgacacttaggctataaatagaggtcatgtgtgtgtatttttttgaactttgatcatttgaatattaactttagatttcagagctccttttgagcacaaaatttcgtgctcttctctccctctcccttcattcatctctttcttcctccaagctcttatccatggcctcctatggtggtgagcttcttctagactcatcttctccttgaagtggcgtctcctctctctcttccttctccattccgctgccatttatcttcgaagaagcaaaggaatcaattgatgaagaagatcctaggcctacaagctccaatggagcttgcatcatgtggtatcaagagcatcttcatttaggtgatgttcttttgcttcctctatctttttgttcggtgaattctctttaattccttgttcttcatcttattctccatgtatatcctccattgtcttgtggtttggtactgtttagagtagattaaaaaaaaataaaccgattaaatcttagatctacacttgttcttgcatttctatggttcaaattttgtagatctactcttgaatcttgtttttgtgttgattttaggttctatcatttttcattcataatattcttgtgctgaacattagatctaaattttcttccaaaatattgattaaaaaaacacaaaaatctaagtgtaaatcacttaatccatgttgtcttagagtcatgtttagtcatagtaattgtcacattatgttctaagtttgtgttgaattttattttgttgattgaatgcTAGATACATTTGCTCATGTATTCTTGttattcttagcctatcttttgaattttgagtctaattcatgcatgttatttagttcataacatgttctaaatcaattcctagaagtagtcttgttcttgaacattttttttgctttctaagtttcctacatgatgcctatgatgaagttgagttgtggtgctgagttgtggctggatttgtgaatcaaaataagtcttaagctctctttaattgtgttattcaagataattgagcataagcaaacacaaattgtaactatccaagccttaagcaacataaacactactcttgatttctaggttgaaatcgctggtgctggcagcttgaacatacaaacttgtataaattactgggaattggtcactacgttttttgagctgaaacttttactgaattttttagacatctggaccaaaattataaaaaaagaacaaagcgatttggattaaaggaaaaataaataaaaatctcacaagttggcagaaaaatcagtgtccaggaaaaaaaaaagtgaaaggaaagtgtgcttgttgttttggctcaaaatttgttctataattggtgcctattttataccaatcctagttctgaaatttcaattgaaaattattttgaaaacaagtgccaaaactagaggtttcttgagtcttttttttttagagtttttctactctactctagagccattctaggtttctctttgagtcctagcttgttcttttgtgcttttcattgctttaattgttgaataatccttggaaatttgtcttgttaaaactctattggtttagctttcatttcatttttttttggtctttggttattgcttgtctctttgtttccttggttgtgagttgtcatatagggaattggaaaggaggataggtgccatatcttgaagaatttgagtcaagaagaaaggggccaaccaccttaagagctattggactaagaagcactccaaattgagtgaaacactaaagagagaatagccaccacaattgaggactttttttttctttgtaattttgtaattggcaatttgctttgctttcaaattttgtaacaaaaaggcctttcattggaagtaagttgggagcctctgctaggtcaccctacttccatttgtgtgtaataattttaggcaattttcccttaggatagtgagtgttttgttgggaaccttaaatgaggtcatccaaacactcttaggatcttcctagtttgcatttcttgcactttaatttcttgcttactttcatagcttatttcttttaccctccattgtcaaaccacctagatagcttgccttttaccaattagtttttaccttatctttcacacctcttttagtgtttattttggctagtttcaaccatagtttcttttaccttttgttttcaaacccccaacaagaaagaaccataacttaggaaccaacatgagtcttcattcttcatctagtgttaatggtgagggttctactcctaaggaccccttgtataagatattagatgagttgagatcccttaagttgagaaaagaaaaacaagagagaaaagaaaaaggtaaaaaaagagtggaagaaataagtcaagatgaaagagagaaaattagagaggaagaaagaagaaaaataatgaaagaaatgaaaagagaaaaacatgcctcctatagtagtcatgactcttgcaaaagtttaagtgaagaacttagcgactattatagagggcgtcatagttcacatactaaacatcactcccaaagaagagaaaaggatagaaggcctcaagaggttaacattagcctcccatatttccacggaaaagataatgttgaggcctacttagattgggaaatgaaggttgaacaactctttgcttgccatcatattagcgaagagagaaaagttccattggctacccttagctttcaagggtatgccctctattggtggacttcccttgttaaagaacgaaggattcatagggatcctccagtagagtattggaatgatcttaagagtgcccttaggaagaggcacattccctcctactatgaaagggagcttatggacaagctccaaaggcttagacaagggaatatgagtgttgaagaatatagacaacaaatggaactattccttttaagagctggacttagggaggaggaaagaacaagcatagctaggttccttagtgggctcaatatggaagtgagggacaaggttgaactccttccatatagggacctagatgagctagtccaactttgtataagagtggagcaacaacttaaaagaaagccttcttcaaaatcttatggctctcactcttatccaaggaaggaccacacccatggaattttaggggctgcaccttcaaaacccaaggaggataagggtaagaccatagagaaatacacccctaagactagttcccaagaaaggactagcaacattaaatgcttcaaatgtcttgggagaggtcacattgcctctcaatgccccacaaagaaaaccatgatcatgaggggtcaagacatttatagtagtcaagaggagactacttcttgcccttcctctagtggaagtgaagatgaagtaaggggtgaagagtctagtgaggaagtctacccccatgaagaaggtgacctcttaatggttagaaggctccttggaggtcaatcttgtgatctatctcaatcccaaagaaagaacatctttcatacaagatgcaaaattttagataaaacttgttctctcattgtggatagtggatcttgttgcaattgttgtagcacaagattagtttccaagttgaacctcactatcattccccacccaaaaccttataaacttcaatggctcaatgagcaaggggaaatgatagttaaccaacaagtgaaggtacctttctccattgggacatataaggatgaagttaattgtgatatagttcccatggaggcaggacatattcttttaggaaggccgtggcaatttgataggaagatcatttataatggcctaactaatgagattaccctcacccatcttggcactaaatttgtgttgcatcctcaaacaccttcacaggtggccaaagatcaactaactatgaaagataagagggatgaggaagaaaaattagaaaaacaaaagaaaaagaaggatagtaaggccttgtcttcaaaggccagggggaaggaaaaagagggaaaggattcctccaagaagattgttaagaaggaaaatcattttgcaacaaaaggtgatattaaaagagcactccttcttaaacaatctttctaccttctcctatcaagggaaacatcccttagcactgccacaattcctacatttgggaccttacccccaaaggtccaagcactcttacatgaatttggtgatatatttcccaaagagataccccctgggctacctcctttaaggggaatagaacaccaaatagatttagtcc from Glycine soja cultivar W05 chromosome 8, ASM419377v2, whole genome shotgun sequence includes:
- the LOC114424156 gene encoding probable mannitol dehydrogenase — encoded protein: MVSSTYCNRFIFTSFFPTLKLEKRLCLIASFIKPLRPSVTTKWCRHEVAGVVTEVGSKVEKFKVGDKVGVGCLVDSCRTCQNCDDNLENYCPQYTLTYGAKYRDGTITYGGYSNSMVADEHFVIRIPYSLALDAAAPLLCAGITVYSPLRYYGLDKPDLHVGVVRLGGLGHMAVKFAKAFGAKVTVISTSPSKKDEGIQHLGAFFLDSKGRFY